The Planococcus liqunii genome includes a region encoding these proteins:
- a CDS encoding SDR family NAD(P)-dependent oxidoreductase codes for MSKTAIITGGGSGLGQATAVRLAKEGVNIAVVDVSEKGGNETVEMVKELGPDALFIKADVSKAEEVKKYVDATVEHFGSIDYFFNNAGISGSGKFFLDTDISEIEQIVGINLMGALYGVRYVAEVMLKNGGGSIVNTASSAGVIGQDSVVTYSATKHGIVGLTKSMVAEYAKDGLRVNAIAPGPTETPMVKAFYEANPEMKANATGGIPQRRLGTADEVAELVTFLLTSKAEYINGEVIRIDGGFTNTK; via the coding sequence ATGAGCAAAACAGCAATTATCACAGGAGGCGGAAGCGGCTTAGGCCAAGCAACAGCTGTCCGCTTAGCAAAAGAAGGCGTCAACATCGCAGTCGTTGATGTCAGTGAAAAAGGCGGAAACGAAACCGTAGAAATGGTGAAAGAACTGGGGCCGGATGCCCTATTTATCAAAGCGGACGTTTCAAAAGCCGAAGAAGTGAAAAAATATGTAGACGCTACTGTCGAACATTTTGGCAGCATCGACTATTTCTTCAACAACGCAGGAATTTCCGGCAGCGGGAAATTTTTCCTCGATACAGACATCAGTGAAATCGAACAGATTGTCGGCATCAACTTGATGGGCGCTTTGTACGGTGTGCGCTACGTTGCTGAAGTGATGCTGAAAAACGGCGGCGGCTCCATCGTCAACACGGCATCAAGCGCCGGCGTCATCGGACAAGATTCGGTTGTTACGTATTCTGCAACGAAACACGGCATTGTCGGTTTGACGAAGAGCATGGTCGCGGAATACGCTAAAGACGGTCTCCGCGTCAATGCGATTGCACCAGGGCCGACCGAAACACCGATGGTCAAAGCCTTCTACGAAGCAAATCCGGAAATGAAAGCCAATGCCACCGGCGGCATTCCGCAAAGACGCTTGGGTACAGCCGATGAAGTGGCAGAGCTTGTCACGTTCCTATTAACTTCTAAAGCGGAGTACATCAACGGCGAAGTGATCCGCATCGACGGCGGTTTCACAAACACCAAATAA
- a CDS encoding MDR family MFS transporter, producing the protein MKNKGQSNIKVVIGGLLLAILVASMDNTIVTTALPSIVGELGGVDKFVWVTSAYLVAQMAGMPIFGKLSDMYGRKRFFIFGLIVFMIGSILCGTADTINELIIYRAIQGIGGGALMPIAFTIMFDVVPIEQRGKMSGMFGAVFGISSVFGPLLGAYITEYIGWNWVFYINIPLGLIAFAMVAFFYKESVEHAKQRIDWLGAFTLVGAVVCLMFAVELGGKEFAWASPQSFSLFGGFAILAIAFVIAERRAEEPVIDFSMFKERLFATSGLISIFSGAAFITASVYIPFYIQGVQGGNATNSGLVLLPMMVGSVVSASIGGALMAKFAYRSFLIPTLALLTVGMVLLATLSIDTSRFLVVAFMILAGLGIGASFSVLPSAAIHPFSVRKRGAATSTVSFLRTFGMTIGITVFGIIQSHAFTRNLTDSFGEGAATFSGDSRALLSPEARSNIPTEIANTLTEALSSSIASTFLWAIVPAALALVVAFMMSKEKLGDQIKQS; encoded by the coding sequence ATGAAAAACAAAGGCCAAAGCAATATTAAAGTGGTCATTGGCGGTTTGCTGCTCGCGATTTTGGTCGCTTCGATGGACAATACCATTGTCACGACTGCACTGCCATCGATTGTCGGAGAGCTAGGCGGCGTCGATAAATTTGTCTGGGTGACTTCCGCTTACTTAGTCGCCCAAATGGCCGGCATGCCGATTTTCGGCAAATTATCCGATATGTATGGGCGGAAGCGCTTTTTCATTTTCGGATTGATTGTATTCATGATCGGATCGATTCTTTGCGGTACCGCTGATACGATCAATGAATTGATTATTTACCGTGCGATTCAAGGAATCGGCGGCGGCGCATTGATGCCGATTGCCTTTACCATCATGTTTGACGTCGTACCGATTGAACAGCGCGGCAAAATGAGCGGCATGTTCGGTGCCGTTTTCGGGATTTCAAGTGTATTCGGCCCGTTGCTTGGTGCGTATATTACCGAATACATCGGCTGGAATTGGGTGTTCTACATTAACATCCCGCTCGGGCTCATTGCCTTTGCAATGGTCGCTTTCTTTTATAAAGAATCAGTCGAACATGCGAAACAACGCATTGACTGGCTCGGCGCCTTTACGCTCGTCGGCGCTGTCGTATGCCTCATGTTCGCAGTTGAACTTGGCGGCAAAGAGTTTGCCTGGGCATCTCCGCAAAGCTTCAGTTTGTTTGGCGGTTTTGCCATCCTGGCCATCGCTTTTGTGATTGCGGAGCGCCGTGCAGAAGAACCGGTGATTGACTTCAGCATGTTCAAAGAGCGCTTGTTTGCAACGAGCGGCCTGATTTCCATTTTCAGCGGCGCTGCTTTTATTACAGCTTCCGTTTACATTCCGTTTTACATTCAAGGCGTGCAGGGCGGCAATGCAACAAACTCCGGCCTTGTGCTGTTGCCGATGATGGTCGGTTCGGTTGTCAGTGCTTCGATTGGCGGGGCTTTGATGGCGAAATTCGCTTACCGCTCTTTCCTTATTCCGACGCTTGCGTTATTGACTGTCGGCATGGTATTGCTTGCAACGTTGTCGATTGATACATCGCGCTTCCTAGTTGTCGCGTTTATGATTCTTGCCGGCCTTGGCATCGGGGCTTCGTTCTCGGTGCTGCCCTCAGCGGCGATTCATCCCTTCTCTGTACGGAAACGCGGTGCGGCCACATCTACCGTAAGTTTCCTTCGTACGTTCGGGATGACAATCGGCATTACGGTTTTTGGCATTATCCAGAGCCATGCATTCACCCGCAATCTGACGGATAGCTTCGGTGAAGGGGCAGCCACTTTCTCCGGGGATTCACGTGCGCTCTTATCGCCGGAAGCCCGTTCGAACATTCCGACAGAAATTGCGAATACGTTGACGGAAGCTCTTTCTTCTTCCATTGCCAGTACATTCCTATGGGCCATCGTGCCAGCTGCACTTGCACTGGTTGTCGCCTTTATGATGAGCAAAGAAAAACTGGGAGACCAGATTAAACAAAGCTGA
- a CDS encoding DUF1697 domain-containing protein, whose product MRHVALLRGINVGGNNKINMKELKKVFEEAGMENVKTYINSGNIIFSSSCPSSKELAAILEGAILENFNLEIRVLVYSLEQYEKIAQAIPPHWTNGDEMKSDVLFLWEEIDRESLLEEVGIKPDIDQLFYVPGALLWAVDRQWVTRSGMMKLAGSALYKRMTVRNVNTARKIYELMKEE is encoded by the coding sequence ATGCGCCATGTAGCATTGCTTCGCGGGATTAATGTAGGGGGCAACAACAAAATCAATATGAAAGAACTCAAAAAGGTTTTTGAAGAAGCCGGGATGGAGAACGTTAAAACGTACATCAATTCGGGCAATATCATTTTCAGCAGCAGTTGCCCATCATCGAAAGAACTCGCGGCAATTTTGGAAGGGGCGATTCTTGAAAATTTCAACCTGGAAATCCGGGTGCTCGTCTACAGTTTGGAGCAATACGAAAAAATTGCGCAAGCCATTCCGCCGCACTGGACAAATGGAGATGAGATGAAAAGCGATGTGCTCTTTCTCTGGGAAGAAATCGACCGGGAATCCCTATTGGAAGAAGTGGGAATAAAACCGGATATTGACCAGTTGTTCTATGTGCCCGGTGCGCTTCTTTGGGCAGTCGACAGGCAATGGGTGACAAGGAGCGGCATGATGAAGCTGGCCGGGTCAGCTCTTTACAAGCGCATGACTGTGCGCAACGTCAACACTGCACGCAAAATCTACGAACTGATGAAAGAAGAATAG
- the ppsA gene encoding phosphoenolpyruvate synthase: MHTYVKDFQEIGHDDLLQVGGKGLNLGQLAKMPGIQVPPGFCVTTDAFKKMLAGNKEAEGLLDELSLLTIDDKEKIREVSAHLRSLVESLAIPLEIEQEIVSSMEELGEGAAFAVRSSATAEDLPAASFAGQQDSFLNIRGRKEILLHISKCWASLFTDRAVVYRTQNGFDHRKVHLSVVVQRMVFPQASGILFTADPVTSNRNVSSIDASFGLGEALVSGIVSADNYKVREGRIVKKTIAPKKVAVYPQSDGATEKREVPPAEQKKQAIEDEKIVVLEKLGRQVESQFGKPQDIEWCLADDVIYIVQSRPITTLYPLPEKHDDHYRIFFSVGHQQMMTDPIKPLGISFFGFMPDYDLIHAGGRLFVDLTHDLASFSGRKIAISSLGSNDPLMKQALLNFLERKPKLIKGKRVFKLGNDYLPWTFPAVLAKVYRDNDRRLAGQLINRSEAYIRELEWRIEGVSGDELFALILEDQKELRKSAYDQRGIAAILIGAYATHWLNKSMENWLGEKNVADVLSQSIANNVTSEMGRELLDVADAVRAYPEVLAYFEHPDKDTFFKDLEKLKGGSEASLVIRDYLGKYGMRCAGEIDIAKTRWSEDPTILVPPILGNVKNFLPNARQAMVEEGKRRAAKKTEELLQRLEQQPGGKRKAKKAKHMISLLQNFIGYREYPKFALVKHLFLYKQALKREAVLLQQKGAVQEPEDVYYLTFEEFREAVNGKALNWQVIEERKTAYRHYEKLTPPRLMTSEGEEIFGSYQTDRLPEGALAGIGVSAGTVEGRARVVLKMEQARLEPGDILVTAFTDPSWTPLFVSAAGLVTEVGGLMTHGAVIAREYGLPAVVGVENATMTIKDGQRIRINGSEGYVEIME, translated from the coding sequence TTGCATACCTATGTAAAGGATTTTCAGGAGATTGGCCACGATGATTTATTACAGGTCGGTGGAAAAGGATTGAATTTGGGGCAGTTGGCAAAGATGCCGGGAATCCAGGTGCCTCCCGGATTTTGTGTAACGACAGACGCCTTCAAGAAAATGCTGGCTGGCAATAAAGAAGCGGAAGGGCTGCTCGATGAATTGTCGCTGCTGACAATTGACGATAAGGAGAAAATCAGAGAAGTGAGTGCGCACCTGCGGAGTCTCGTTGAAAGCTTAGCTATACCATTAGAAATAGAGCAGGAAATTGTTTCTTCTATGGAAGAGCTGGGAGAAGGAGCTGCTTTTGCCGTCCGCTCAAGTGCAACTGCAGAAGATTTGCCGGCGGCCTCTTTTGCCGGACAGCAGGATTCGTTTTTGAATATTCGTGGAAGAAAGGAAATCCTGCTGCACATCAGCAAATGCTGGGCATCTTTGTTTACCGACCGGGCTGTGGTGTACCGTACCCAGAACGGCTTTGACCACAGAAAAGTGCATTTGTCGGTCGTTGTTCAGCGAATGGTATTTCCACAAGCATCCGGAATTTTGTTTACGGCAGATCCGGTGACGTCCAACCGCAATGTTAGCTCAATCGATGCCAGTTTTGGCCTGGGAGAAGCACTCGTTTCCGGAATCGTTTCCGCGGACAATTATAAAGTCCGGGAAGGCAGGATTGTCAAAAAAACAATCGCGCCAAAAAAAGTCGCTGTTTACCCGCAATCAGATGGAGCTACTGAGAAAAGAGAAGTTCCACCTGCCGAACAGAAAAAACAAGCGATTGAAGACGAAAAGATTGTGGTTCTCGAGAAACTGGGCCGGCAGGTTGAGAGCCAGTTCGGGAAGCCCCAGGACATAGAGTGGTGCTTGGCGGATGATGTCATTTATATCGTACAAAGCCGACCAATCACCACTTTGTATCCTTTGCCCGAAAAACACGACGACCATTACCGGATCTTTTTTTCGGTAGGCCATCAGCAAATGATGACTGATCCGATTAAACCGCTCGGCATTTCCTTTTTCGGGTTCATGCCGGATTATGACCTGATTCATGCAGGCGGTCGCTTATTTGTTGATTTGACGCATGATCTCGCTTCGTTCAGCGGCCGCAAAATTGCAATATCATCACTCGGCAGCAACGATCCGTTGATGAAACAAGCACTTCTCAACTTTTTGGAAAGAAAACCGAAACTGATAAAAGGCAAACGTGTATTCAAACTGGGGAACGATTACCTTCCGTGGACATTTCCAGCTGTCCTGGCGAAAGTTTACCGTGACAACGATCGCCGTTTAGCCGGCCAGTTGATCAACCGAAGTGAGGCTTATATCAGGGAACTCGAGTGGCGGATTGAAGGGGTTTCCGGAGATGAATTGTTCGCCTTGATTTTAGAAGATCAAAAAGAATTGAGAAAGAGTGCTTACGACCAGCGCGGCATAGCGGCGATTCTGATCGGCGCATATGCCACACACTGGCTCAATAAAAGTATGGAAAACTGGCTTGGCGAAAAAAATGTGGCCGACGTTTTAAGCCAATCCATCGCCAACAATGTCACATCGGAAATGGGACGTGAACTATTGGATGTAGCGGATGCGGTTCGTGCTTATCCGGAAGTGCTCGCTTACTTCGAACATCCGGATAAAGATACTTTTTTTAAAGATCTCGAAAAACTGAAGGGCGGATCAGAAGCGAGCCTGGTGATCCGGGATTACCTTGGTAAATACGGCATGCGCTGTGCCGGTGAAATCGATATCGCCAAAACACGGTGGAGCGAAGACCCGACCATTCTCGTTCCACCCATTTTGGGCAACGTCAAGAACTTCCTTCCGAATGCACGGCAAGCAATGGTAGAAGAAGGAAAACGGCGCGCAGCCAAAAAAACGGAAGAGTTGCTGCAGCGGCTGGAACAGCAGCCCGGCGGCAAACGGAAAGCGAAGAAAGCCAAACACATGATCAGCCTGCTCCAAAATTTTATTGGGTACCGGGAATATCCGAAATTCGCGCTCGTCAAACATTTATTTCTTTACAAGCAGGCTTTGAAGAGAGAAGCGGTTCTTCTGCAGCAAAAAGGAGCTGTCCAAGAGCCTGAGGATGTCTATTACTTGACGTTCGAAGAGTTCCGGGAAGCGGTGAATGGAAAAGCGCTGAATTGGCAAGTGATTGAAGAGCGGAAAACAGCATATCGGCATTATGAAAAATTGACGCCGCCGCGTCTGATGACTTCTGAAGGCGAAGAGATTTTTGGCAGCTATCAAACCGACCGGCTTCCAGAAGGGGCGCTTGCAGGCATCGGGGTTTCCGCCGGAACGGTTGAAGGGCGTGCAAGAGTGGTCCTCAAGATGGAACAGGCCCGCCTTGAACCTGGAGACATTCTGGTCACTGCCTTTACCGATCCGAGCTGGACCCCATTGTTTGTCTCGGCAGCCGGACTGGTGACCGAAGTGGGCGGGCTCATGACGCACGGCGCAGTGATTGCCCGAGAATATGGATTGCCGGCTGTCGTGGGAGTCGAAAATGCCACGATGACGATAAAAGACGGACAACGGATTCGCATCAACGGCTCGGAAGGCTACGTGGAAATAATGGAATAA
- a CDS encoding DUF488 domain-containing protein, with product MIIYTIGHSSHSKEFFDRMLKETGIDLLADVRAYPGSRKWPQFSKDVFPVWLEAEGITYEHFGKLGGRRRKSKDVEGEVNAGWRNRSLQNYADYTLTEEFQQGIEELLKRAAEKKVAYCCSERHPSRCHRLLISNWLVANGHSVKHIIDGKDGAIELVDHELGMWGAPAELRSDGTVVYPAAEE from the coding sequence ATGATTATTTATACGATTGGGCATTCCAGCCATTCAAAAGAATTTTTTGATCGCATGCTAAAAGAAACGGGAATTGATTTGTTGGCAGATGTTCGCGCATATCCCGGCAGCCGCAAGTGGCCCCAGTTTTCAAAAGATGTGTTTCCTGTCTGGCTGGAAGCGGAAGGGATCACGTATGAACATTTCGGGAAACTCGGCGGCAGGCGCCGAAAATCGAAAGACGTGGAAGGGGAAGTGAACGCTGGCTGGCGCAACCGCTCACTCCAGAATTACGCGGATTACACGCTGACGGAAGAATTCCAGCAAGGCATTGAGGAACTGCTGAAAAGGGCAGCTGAAAAGAAAGTCGCGTATTGCTGTTCGGAGCGGCATCCGTCGCGCTGCCACCGGCTGTTGATTTCAAACTGGCTTGTCGCAAACGGGCATTCAGTCAAGCACATCATTGACGGCAAAGACGGGGCAATCGAACTTGTGGATCATGAACTTGGCATGTGGGGTGCGCCCGCAGAATTGAGGAGTGACGGCACGGTCGTCTATCCGGCCGCTGAAGAATAA